In one Pseudoliparis swirei isolate HS2019 ecotype Mariana Trench chromosome 23, NWPU_hadal_v1, whole genome shotgun sequence genomic region, the following are encoded:
- the atad5a gene encoding ATPase family AAA domain-containing protein 5 isoform X2 gives MMAGVVAMASVIEDFDTQPCKKSRKDGGSPIVKTITNYFSPVPKPAEKPFSPPRSNSITDYFGHKTPSSKEKTSTPEQLKENCQTPEISEKPTGPEAAVKRQSQKQRRKASKAVRKLVEAEIFSSAEEASSPVVEKRHDSRDSADEAIGSCGLLGSETAALISQFSAEACAAATKTVSVEQFEEDGPKCGNNVKLNPLLTGIELSPIVPSKDKAKQVKTVARNSRKAKHSEPEKEKESSLCDVSMEVDVDEVSVLNNSTVTISFEDFVRSQSRGKGEEDTEDERGRGDESKISTEAEEMDTDQLAIPKAKESVASYQSPFQVSARTVTIQAEVHVISPKQEAAMAGGKLASIFTRRKGSMSPASSPRLEAEHQLPSSSLTVKRKSNVVLQEEDLELFVLESESMPKCSVVERKQFMAAFKQPSQDGSKCKTVKSQSKQKQPGDKAGDDADKVAEDVDAIPPSVEQVPATSQKYKVVKKRPARKGKKKAREEDEAAITIPSDADDAIPPSVEQVPATSQEDKVVKKRPARKGKRKAKEEDEAAITIPSDDDAAAVEETVAAVGDVDDEIEEIRITSTPSIPAVRRSKREAVVREAPELIPTSSIRKTRKCNESKDEAAAAAAAAAAPSASTNDSPANMSTQKRRRSKRTVFVAEMVCPPDTKESPIRIKFTRVHKNVPTTKPESGSGVNTSLATKTSNDFKKRRQAKKLVEKARVIQQSKKTADKEKSSVRRSSRNEASSKMRYCDDEDSVIYLEEDQTAPAKSKRRKPLRSLNEVLGKASVGKETKTVTGSKVASLGEEETARKASAVISIFDDSSPENSQDDEQFKARKEFLKSGLPESFRKQIAKTDASRETYSLSCSSFQPVIHIKQSSNDCPLWSLLWPESSLLVHLKEIWCQTSNSIPSVSGSFCVRTKPERRTFFERGSGWRPEISESVRQLLMEEVSASNPPFPAQMFTTRFLKRRADQQQSPASEAVTRVTSTTLPAEPVGGKRKRMDDEGGMSVKVAKKQRANCAEEKKSEPEPTKRGRRTRRARRASPEEEENALPSVETAPVPSDDDDSVVFIDDSPLGEKTGRKDVGREDVLWTDKYQPQHSSDIIGNTASVRRLHSWLKEWKLRADREERKKQKDKKQEEGSNDSDSDWDCGEEVSQDGEDMLCNTMLITGPTGIGKTAAVYACAQELGFKVFEVNASSQRSGRLILSQLKEATQSHQVDSQGVNAHKPTYFNSYGSSADTLKLGSSPRKVNSPRRVVSSPRKHPQSPRGAKRGSLAPTSLANFFKTGQPTKETPNDKKNDQTAASKKVLKANERANKKKDCKSAPTAKEKNNEEQSKKTATSLILFEEVDVIFDDDSGFLAAIKTFMTTTKRPVILTTSDPAFTTMFDGNFEEILFKTPSVLDVGSFLRLLCLAEDTRTDREDVGSLLRLNGCDIRQSLLQLQFWARSAGGRHVTRPLTHTIKHAELKPEADEESACAVTDTLPPCDTGCTESMLGLLNVEPDGDIWERLQSPVEEMCWELLANSKRRGVDLLYSNFEKLLPLPLTQLTTSTFKAEQSVSASQDRPSAKATEVPPHAGPLHTAESAECSDDGSPIKMSHRMRKSKKRHSLPGQDGLHSDSDSEDGFISLCKPQEAPQAKEDVKRSLVSEAVKRKPLTPEERVKSVPISQCLESIADFFDNMSYMDSLMVHPEGGDDPKRMPLVSAVVKDGMTDESRAESDRGSWERVTHVLEIPAAVEALSFHKCRVSVAAAWDKVQPLEGEVGQEAAAALTLPVAAHREGYSFTQDGPSQPQLVQRRREAMECLMLRGVFGTPANRQAAALDYLPALRTICKSEQLKEQGKVKRRFLHYLDAIHLGLDKSTRQQLAEDFP, from the exons ATGATGGCTGGTGTTGTAGCTATGGCATCCGTCATTGAGGACtttgacacccag CCTTGCAAGAAATCTCGCAAAGATGGCGGCAGTCCTATTGTCAAGACAATCACAAACTATTTCTCTCCCGTGCCCAAGCCTGCGGAGAAACCCTTTTCACCTCCGCGCTCCAACAGCATCACTGACTACTTTGGCCACAAGACACCGTCCTCTAAAGAAAAGACCAGCACCCCTGAACAATTGAAAGAGAACTGTCAGACGCCTGAGATTTCAGAAAAACCCACAGGCCCAGAGGCAGCCGTGAAACGGCAGTCTCAGAAACAGAGGAGAAAGGCCAGCAAAGCTGTACGAAAACTTGTGGAGGCTGAAATCTTTAGCTCCGCAGAAGAGGCGAGCAGCCCGGTAGTAGAGAAACGACATGATAGCAGGGACTCGGCAGATGAAGCAATCGGCAGCTGTGGTCTGCTGGGCAGTGAGACAGCCGCCCTCATTAGCCAGTTTAGTGCTGAGGCTTGTGCCGCTGCCACTAAGACTGTCAGTGTGGAGCAGTTTGAAGAGGATGGTCCCAAATGTGGGAACAATGTCAAACTGAATCCACTACTAACCGGTATTGAATTATCTCCAATCGTACCGTCAAAagacaaagcaaaacaagtgaaaACTGTTGCACGAAATTCACGAAAGGCAAAGCATTCAGAAccagagaaggaaaaagagagcTCCTTGTGTGACGTCAGTATGGAGGTCGATGTGGACGAGGTCTCGGTGTTAAACAATAGCACAGTCACGATCTCCTTTGAAGATTTTGTGCGGAGTCAGAGCCGAGGCAaaggggaggaggacacagaagATGAACGGGGCCGAGGAGACGAAAGTAAAATCTCAACGGAGGCGGAAGAAATGGACACTGACCAGTTGGCCATCCCTAAAGCTAAAGAAAGTGTTGCTTCTTATCAGTCACCGTTTCAAGTCTCAGCCCGAACTGTCACCATCCAGGCTGAAGTGCATGTCATCTCACCAAAACAAGAAGCAGCCATGGCGGGGGGGAAATTAGCTTCTATCTTCACCAGGAGAAAAGGATCGATGAGCCCTGCATCGTCTCCTCGCTTGGAGGCCGAACACCaacttccttcttcctctctgacCGTCAAGCGTAAATCCAATGTGGTTCTTCAAGAGGAGGATCTAGAGCTGTTTGTGCTTGAGAGTGAATCCATGCCCAAGTGCAGTGTGGTGGAGAGGAAGCAGTTCATGGCTGCCTTCAAACAGCCCAGTCAGGATGGGTCCAAATGCAAAACTGTTAAGAGCCAGAGCAAGCAGAAGCAACCCGGAGACAAAGCTGGGGATGATGCAGACAAAGTTGCTGAAGATGTTGATGCAATTCCACCCTCTGTTGAGCAAGTTCCTGCGACCTCTCAGAAATACAAGGTAGTTAAAAAGAGACCAGCCAGAAAAGGCAAAAAGAAAGctagagaagaagatgaagcagcAATCACCATTCCATCAGATGCTGATGATGCAATTCCACCCTCTGTTGAGCAAGTTCCTGCGACCTCTCAGGAAGACAAGGTAGTTAAAAAGAGACCTGCCAGAAAAGGCAAAAGGAAGgctaaagaagaagatgaagcagcAATCACCATTCCATCAGATGATGATGCTGCAGCTGTGGAAGAAACGGTGGCCGCAGTTGGTGACGTTGATGATGAAATAGAAGAGATTCGTATCACCTCAACTCCCTCCATCCCGGCAGTGCGGCGGTCCAAAAGAGAAGCTGTAGTCCGAGAAGCACCAGAGCTCATCCCAACAAGCTCTATAAGAAAAACCAGGAAATGCAACGAGTCAAAAGacgaggctgctgctgctgctgctgctgctgctgctccatcaGCATCCACCAATGACAGTCCTGCAAACATGTCCACCCAAAAGAGACGCAGGTCCAAACGCACAGTCTTTGTAGCAGAGATGGTGTGCCCACCTGACACAAAAGAAAGCCCCATCAG aATTAAATTCACAAGAGTCCATAAAAATGTTCCCACGACCAAGCCGGAAAGTGGAAGTGGCGTAAACACTTCTTTAGCTACTAAA acatcaaatgactttaaaaaaaggagacaAGCAAAGAAGTTGGTAGAGAAAGCCAGAGTGATTCAGCAGAGTAAAAAAACAGCCGACAAGGAAAAGAGCAGCGTAAGGCGTTCGTCGCGAAATGAGGCCTCCAGCAAGATGAGATACTGTGACGATGAG GATTCTGTCATCtacctggaggaggaccagacgGCTCCAGCAAAGAGTAAACGCCGGAAGCCTTTGCGCAGTCTAAATGAAGTTCTTGGAAAAGCATCTGTTGGCAAAGAGACCAAGACTGTCACAG GCTCCAAAGTGGCCTCGCTGGGCGAAGAGGAGACTGCTCGCAAGGCGTCTGCGGTGATTTCCATCTTTGATGACAGCAGCCCTGAAAACTCCCAGGATGATGAGCAGTTCAAAGCGCGCAAAGAGTTCTTGAAGAGTGGCCTGCCCGAGTCGTTCAGGAAACAGATCGCTAAGACGGACGCCAGCAGGGAGACCTACTCGCTCTCCTGTTCCTCCTTTCAACCAGTTATTCACATAAAGCAATCATCAAACG ATTGCCCTCTCTGGAGTCTACTGTGGCCCGAGTCTTCGTTACTGGTTCATCTGAAAGAGATTTGGTGTCAAACATCCAACTCAATTCCATCTGTGAGCGGTTCCTTTTGTGTGAGGACGAAACCAGAACGTAGAACCTTCTTTGAACGG GGCTCTGGCTGGAGGCCTGAGATCTCTGAAAGTGTTCGGCAGCTTCTAATGGAGGAGGTCAGCGCCTCTAACCCTCCCTTCCCCGCTCAGATGTTTACCACTCGCTTCCTCAAGAGACGCGCTGACCAGCAGCAGAGCCCAGCCTCAG AGGCTGTAACCAGAGTCACAAGCACCACACTGCCAGCTGAACCAGtcggagggaagaggaagaggatggatgACGAGGGGGGAATGTCTGTGAAGGTGGCCAAGAAGCAACGGGCCAACTgtgcagaagaaaagaaatccGAGCCTGAGCCAACCAAAAGGGGGCGGCGTACCAGACGAGCTCGGAGAGCAagtccggaggaggaggagaacgctCTGCCTTCTGTCGAAACTGCTCCCGTCCCGTCTGATGACGACGACTCTGTGGTCTTTATTGATGACTCGCCTTTGGGAGAGAAAACTGGAAGAAAAG ATGTGGGAAGAGAGGACGTGCTATGGACGGACAAATATCAGCCCCAGCACTCCAGTGACATCATCGGTAACACTGCCTCAGTGAGGAGGCTGCACAG CTGGCTAAAGGAATGGAAACTCCGTGCAGAccgagaagagagaaagaagcagAAAGACAAGAAACAAGAGGAAGGCAGCAACG ACTCAGACTCGGACTGGGACTGCGGAGAAGAGGTCTCCCAGGACGGAGAGGACATGTTGTGTAATACGATGCTCATCACAGGACCGACTGGAATAGGAAAGACTGCTGCCGTCTACGCTTGTGCCCAGGAGCTGGGCTTCAAG GTATTTGAGGTGAATGCTTCATCTCAGCGTAGTGGCCGTCTCATTCTGTCCCAGCTGAAGGAAGCCACTCAGTCTCACCAGGTGGACAGTCAGGGGGTCAACGCCCACAAACCCACCTACTTCAACAGTTACGGCAGCAGCGCTGACACTCTCAAGCTTGGATCCTCGCCCA GAAAGGTTAACTCTCCCCGTAGAGTGGTTTCCTCTCCCAGGAAACACCCCCAGTCCCCAAGAGGTGCTAAAAGAGGAAGCCTGGCTCCCACCTCTTTGGCGAACTTCTTCAAAACGGGTCAACCCACCAAGGAGACCCCTAACGATAAGAAGAATGACCAAACAG CGGCTTCCAAGAAAGTTCTAAAAGCAAATGAGCGTGCCAATAAGAAAAAAGACTGCAAATCAGCTCCCACCGctaaagagaagaacaatgaagaacagaGCAAGAAGACGGCCACCTCGCTTATCCTGTTTGAAGAAGTTGATGTTATTTTTGATGATGACTCTGGGTTTCTAGCTGCCATCAAGACCTTTATGACCACTACGAAGAGGCCAGTCATCCTCACTACCAGCg atCCTGCCTTCACCACCATGTTTGATGGCAACTTTGAAGAGATCCTTTTCAAAACGCCCTCAGTG TTGGATGTGGGCAGCTTCCTGCGGCTGTTGTGTCTGGCCGAGGACACGAGAACCGACCGAGAGGACGTCGGCTCTCTGCTCCGACTCAATGGATGTGACATCCGGCAGAGTTTACTGCAGCTGCAGTTCTGGGCTCGGAGCGCAGGCGGCCGCCACGTAACCAGACCGCTGACGCACACTATTAAACATG CTGAACTAAAGCCAGAGGCTGATGAAGAGTCTGCGTGTGCAGTGACTGACACTCTTCCTCCCTGTGACACCGGCTGCACTGAGAGCATGCTGGGTCTGCTGAACGTTGAACCCGACGGAGACATTTGGGAGCGGCTCCAG AGTCCGGTGGAGGAGATGTGCTGGGAGCTGCTGGCCAACAGCAAGCGGCGAGGAGTGGACCTGCTCTATTCCAACTTTGAGAAACTCTTACCTCTCCCGCTCACACAGTTGACTACCTCCACCTTCAAAGCAGAGCAATCTGTTTCTGCATCGCAGGACCGTCCTTCTGCTAAAGCAACAGAGGTGCCTCCACATGCGGGGCCGCTGCACACGGCGGAGTCAGCGGAGTGCTCGGACGACGGCAGTCCAATCAAGATGTCCCATAGAATGAGGAAGAGCAAGAAGCGGCACAGTTTACCCGGCCAGGATGGATTGCACTCGGACTCGGACTCAGAAGACGGTTTTATTTCTCTCTGCAAGCCGCAGGAAGCTCCTCAGGCTAAAGAGGACGTCAAAAGGAGTTTAGTTTCGGAGGCGGTAAAGAGGAAGCCACTGACTCCTGAGGAGCGGGTAAAAAGTGTCCCGATCTCCCAGTGTCTAGAATCAATAGCTGACTTTTTCGACAACATGTCGTACATGGACTCTTTGATGGTTCATCCGGAAGGAGGCGACGATCCAAAAAGGATGCCACTGGTCAGTGCAGTGGTGAAAGACGGGATGACGGACGAGTCGAGGGCCGAGTCTGACCGGGGCAGCTGGGAAAGAGTAACGCACGTCTTGGAGATCCCGGCTGCTGTGGAGGCTCTAAGCTTCCACAAGTGTCGGGTTTCAGTCGCGGCGGCTTGGGACAAAGTccagccactagagggcgaggTGGGACAGGAGGCTGCAGCAGCACTCACCCTCCCTGTGGCCGCTCATCGAGAAGGTTACAGCTTCACTCAGGACGGTCCCAGTCAACCACA GCTGGTCCAGCGGAGGAGAGAAGCGATGGAGTGTTTGATGCTCAGAGGAGTGTTCGGTACTCCGGCCAACAGACAAGCAGCGGCTCTCGACTACTTGCCAGCCCTTCGCACCATCTGCAAATCAGAGCAGCTGAAGGAGCAGGGCAAAGTTAAACGAAG GTTCCTGCACTACCTGGATGCGATCCACCTGGGTCTCGACAAGAGCACTCGACAGCAGCTTGCTGAGGACTTCCCCTGA
- the atad5a gene encoding ATPase family AAA domain-containing protein 5 isoform X1: protein MMAGVVAMASVIEDFDTQPCKKSRKDGGSPIVKTITNYFSPVPKPAEKPFSPPRSNSITDYFGHKTPSSKEKTSTPEQLKENCQTPEISEKPTGPEAAVKRQSQKQRRKASKAVRKLVEAEIFSSAEEASSPVVEKRHDSRDSADEAIGSCGLLGSETAALISQFSAEACAAATKTVSVEQFEEDGPKCGNNVKLNPLLTGIELSPIVPSKDKAKQVKTVARNSRKAKHSEPEKEKESSLCDVSMEVDVDEVSVLNNSTVTISFEDFVRSQSRGKGEEDTEDERGRGDESKISTEAEEMDTDQLAIPKAKESVASYQSPFQVSARTVTIQAEVHVISPKQEAAMAGGKLASIFTRRKGSMSPASSPRLEAEHQLPSSSLTVKRKSNVVLQEEDLELFVLESESMPKCSVVERKQFMAAFKQPSQDGSKCKTVKSQSKQKQPGDKAGDDADKVAEDVDAIPPSVEQVPATSQKYKVVKKRPARKGKKKAREEDEAAITIPSDADDAIPPSVEQVPATSQEDKVVKKRPARKGKRKAKEEDEAAITIPSDDDAAAVEETVAAVGDVDDEIEEIRITSTPSIPAVRRSKREAVVREAPELIPTSSIRKTRKCNESKDEAAAAAAAAAAPSASTNDSPANMSTQKRRRSKRTVFVAEMVCPPDTKESPIRIKFTRVHKNVPTTKPESGSGVNTSLATKTSNDFKKRRQAKKLVEKARVIQQSKKTADKEKSSVRRSSRNEASSKMRYCDDEDSVIYLEEDQTAPAKSKRRKPLRSLNEVLGKASVGKETKTVTGSKVASLGEEETARKASAVISIFDDSSPENSQDDEQFKARKEFLKSGLPESFRKQIAKTDASRETYSLSCSSFQPVIHIKQSSNDCPLWSLLWPESSLLVHLKEIWCQTSNSIPSVSGSFCVRTKPERRTFFERGSGWRPEISESVRQLLMEEVSASNPPFPAQMFTTRFLKRRADQQQSPASAEAVTRVTSTTLPAEPVGGKRKRMDDEGGMSVKVAKKQRANCAEEKKSEPEPTKRGRRTRRARRASPEEEENALPSVETAPVPSDDDDSVVFIDDSPLGEKTGRKDVGREDVLWTDKYQPQHSSDIIGNTASVRRLHSWLKEWKLRADREERKKQKDKKQEEGSNDSDSDWDCGEEVSQDGEDMLCNTMLITGPTGIGKTAAVYACAQELGFKVFEVNASSQRSGRLILSQLKEATQSHQVDSQGVNAHKPTYFNSYGSSADTLKLGSSPRKVNSPRRVVSSPRKHPQSPRGAKRGSLAPTSLANFFKTGQPTKETPNDKKNDQTAASKKVLKANERANKKKDCKSAPTAKEKNNEEQSKKTATSLILFEEVDVIFDDDSGFLAAIKTFMTTTKRPVILTTSDPAFTTMFDGNFEEILFKTPSVLDVGSFLRLLCLAEDTRTDREDVGSLLRLNGCDIRQSLLQLQFWARSAGGRHVTRPLTHTIKHAELKPEADEESACAVTDTLPPCDTGCTESMLGLLNVEPDGDIWERLQSPVEEMCWELLANSKRRGVDLLYSNFEKLLPLPLTQLTTSTFKAEQSVSASQDRPSAKATEVPPHAGPLHTAESAECSDDGSPIKMSHRMRKSKKRHSLPGQDGLHSDSDSEDGFISLCKPQEAPQAKEDVKRSLVSEAVKRKPLTPEERVKSVPISQCLESIADFFDNMSYMDSLMVHPEGGDDPKRMPLVSAVVKDGMTDESRAESDRGSWERVTHVLEIPAAVEALSFHKCRVSVAAAWDKVQPLEGEVGQEAAAALTLPVAAHREGYSFTQDGPSQPQLVQRRREAMECLMLRGVFGTPANRQAAALDYLPALRTICKSEQLKEQGKVKRRFLHYLDAIHLGLDKSTRQQLAEDFP, encoded by the exons ATGATGGCTGGTGTTGTAGCTATGGCATCCGTCATTGAGGACtttgacacccag CCTTGCAAGAAATCTCGCAAAGATGGCGGCAGTCCTATTGTCAAGACAATCACAAACTATTTCTCTCCCGTGCCCAAGCCTGCGGAGAAACCCTTTTCACCTCCGCGCTCCAACAGCATCACTGACTACTTTGGCCACAAGACACCGTCCTCTAAAGAAAAGACCAGCACCCCTGAACAATTGAAAGAGAACTGTCAGACGCCTGAGATTTCAGAAAAACCCACAGGCCCAGAGGCAGCCGTGAAACGGCAGTCTCAGAAACAGAGGAGAAAGGCCAGCAAAGCTGTACGAAAACTTGTGGAGGCTGAAATCTTTAGCTCCGCAGAAGAGGCGAGCAGCCCGGTAGTAGAGAAACGACATGATAGCAGGGACTCGGCAGATGAAGCAATCGGCAGCTGTGGTCTGCTGGGCAGTGAGACAGCCGCCCTCATTAGCCAGTTTAGTGCTGAGGCTTGTGCCGCTGCCACTAAGACTGTCAGTGTGGAGCAGTTTGAAGAGGATGGTCCCAAATGTGGGAACAATGTCAAACTGAATCCACTACTAACCGGTATTGAATTATCTCCAATCGTACCGTCAAAagacaaagcaaaacaagtgaaaACTGTTGCACGAAATTCACGAAAGGCAAAGCATTCAGAAccagagaaggaaaaagagagcTCCTTGTGTGACGTCAGTATGGAGGTCGATGTGGACGAGGTCTCGGTGTTAAACAATAGCACAGTCACGATCTCCTTTGAAGATTTTGTGCGGAGTCAGAGCCGAGGCAaaggggaggaggacacagaagATGAACGGGGCCGAGGAGACGAAAGTAAAATCTCAACGGAGGCGGAAGAAATGGACACTGACCAGTTGGCCATCCCTAAAGCTAAAGAAAGTGTTGCTTCTTATCAGTCACCGTTTCAAGTCTCAGCCCGAACTGTCACCATCCAGGCTGAAGTGCATGTCATCTCACCAAAACAAGAAGCAGCCATGGCGGGGGGGAAATTAGCTTCTATCTTCACCAGGAGAAAAGGATCGATGAGCCCTGCATCGTCTCCTCGCTTGGAGGCCGAACACCaacttccttcttcctctctgacCGTCAAGCGTAAATCCAATGTGGTTCTTCAAGAGGAGGATCTAGAGCTGTTTGTGCTTGAGAGTGAATCCATGCCCAAGTGCAGTGTGGTGGAGAGGAAGCAGTTCATGGCTGCCTTCAAACAGCCCAGTCAGGATGGGTCCAAATGCAAAACTGTTAAGAGCCAGAGCAAGCAGAAGCAACCCGGAGACAAAGCTGGGGATGATGCAGACAAAGTTGCTGAAGATGTTGATGCAATTCCACCCTCTGTTGAGCAAGTTCCTGCGACCTCTCAGAAATACAAGGTAGTTAAAAAGAGACCAGCCAGAAAAGGCAAAAAGAAAGctagagaagaagatgaagcagcAATCACCATTCCATCAGATGCTGATGATGCAATTCCACCCTCTGTTGAGCAAGTTCCTGCGACCTCTCAGGAAGACAAGGTAGTTAAAAAGAGACCTGCCAGAAAAGGCAAAAGGAAGgctaaagaagaagatgaagcagcAATCACCATTCCATCAGATGATGATGCTGCAGCTGTGGAAGAAACGGTGGCCGCAGTTGGTGACGTTGATGATGAAATAGAAGAGATTCGTATCACCTCAACTCCCTCCATCCCGGCAGTGCGGCGGTCCAAAAGAGAAGCTGTAGTCCGAGAAGCACCAGAGCTCATCCCAACAAGCTCTATAAGAAAAACCAGGAAATGCAACGAGTCAAAAGacgaggctgctgctgctgctgctgctgctgctgctccatcaGCATCCACCAATGACAGTCCTGCAAACATGTCCACCCAAAAGAGACGCAGGTCCAAACGCACAGTCTTTGTAGCAGAGATGGTGTGCCCACCTGACACAAAAGAAAGCCCCATCAG aATTAAATTCACAAGAGTCCATAAAAATGTTCCCACGACCAAGCCGGAAAGTGGAAGTGGCGTAAACACTTCTTTAGCTACTAAA acatcaaatgactttaaaaaaaggagacaAGCAAAGAAGTTGGTAGAGAAAGCCAGAGTGATTCAGCAGAGTAAAAAAACAGCCGACAAGGAAAAGAGCAGCGTAAGGCGTTCGTCGCGAAATGAGGCCTCCAGCAAGATGAGATACTGTGACGATGAG GATTCTGTCATCtacctggaggaggaccagacgGCTCCAGCAAAGAGTAAACGCCGGAAGCCTTTGCGCAGTCTAAATGAAGTTCTTGGAAAAGCATCTGTTGGCAAAGAGACCAAGACTGTCACAG GCTCCAAAGTGGCCTCGCTGGGCGAAGAGGAGACTGCTCGCAAGGCGTCTGCGGTGATTTCCATCTTTGATGACAGCAGCCCTGAAAACTCCCAGGATGATGAGCAGTTCAAAGCGCGCAAAGAGTTCTTGAAGAGTGGCCTGCCCGAGTCGTTCAGGAAACAGATCGCTAAGACGGACGCCAGCAGGGAGACCTACTCGCTCTCCTGTTCCTCCTTTCAACCAGTTATTCACATAAAGCAATCATCAAACG ATTGCCCTCTCTGGAGTCTACTGTGGCCCGAGTCTTCGTTACTGGTTCATCTGAAAGAGATTTGGTGTCAAACATCCAACTCAATTCCATCTGTGAGCGGTTCCTTTTGTGTGAGGACGAAACCAGAACGTAGAACCTTCTTTGAACGG GGCTCTGGCTGGAGGCCTGAGATCTCTGAAAGTGTTCGGCAGCTTCTAATGGAGGAGGTCAGCGCCTCTAACCCTCCCTTCCCCGCTCAGATGTTTACCACTCGCTTCCTCAAGAGACGCGCTGACCAGCAGCAGAGCCCAGCCTCAG CAGAGGCTGTAACCAGAGTCACAAGCACCACACTGCCAGCTGAACCAGtcggagggaagaggaagaggatggatgACGAGGGGGGAATGTCTGTGAAGGTGGCCAAGAAGCAACGGGCCAACTgtgcagaagaaaagaaatccGAGCCTGAGCCAACCAAAAGGGGGCGGCGTACCAGACGAGCTCGGAGAGCAagtccggaggaggaggagaacgctCTGCCTTCTGTCGAAACTGCTCCCGTCCCGTCTGATGACGACGACTCTGTGGTCTTTATTGATGACTCGCCTTTGGGAGAGAAAACTGGAAGAAAAG ATGTGGGAAGAGAGGACGTGCTATGGACGGACAAATATCAGCCCCAGCACTCCAGTGACATCATCGGTAACACTGCCTCAGTGAGGAGGCTGCACAG CTGGCTAAAGGAATGGAAACTCCGTGCAGAccgagaagagagaaagaagcagAAAGACAAGAAACAAGAGGAAGGCAGCAACG ACTCAGACTCGGACTGGGACTGCGGAGAAGAGGTCTCCCAGGACGGAGAGGACATGTTGTGTAATACGATGCTCATCACAGGACCGACTGGAATAGGAAAGACTGCTGCCGTCTACGCTTGTGCCCAGGAGCTGGGCTTCAAG GTATTTGAGGTGAATGCTTCATCTCAGCGTAGTGGCCGTCTCATTCTGTCCCAGCTGAAGGAAGCCACTCAGTCTCACCAGGTGGACAGTCAGGGGGTCAACGCCCACAAACCCACCTACTTCAACAGTTACGGCAGCAGCGCTGACACTCTCAAGCTTGGATCCTCGCCCA GAAAGGTTAACTCTCCCCGTAGAGTGGTTTCCTCTCCCAGGAAACACCCCCAGTCCCCAAGAGGTGCTAAAAGAGGAAGCCTGGCTCCCACCTCTTTGGCGAACTTCTTCAAAACGGGTCAACCCACCAAGGAGACCCCTAACGATAAGAAGAATGACCAAACAG CGGCTTCCAAGAAAGTTCTAAAAGCAAATGAGCGTGCCAATAAGAAAAAAGACTGCAAATCAGCTCCCACCGctaaagagaagaacaatgaagaacagaGCAAGAAGACGGCCACCTCGCTTATCCTGTTTGAAGAAGTTGATGTTATTTTTGATGATGACTCTGGGTTTCTAGCTGCCATCAAGACCTTTATGACCACTACGAAGAGGCCAGTCATCCTCACTACCAGCg atCCTGCCTTCACCACCATGTTTGATGGCAACTTTGAAGAGATCCTTTTCAAAACGCCCTCAGTG TTGGATGTGGGCAGCTTCCTGCGGCTGTTGTGTCTGGCCGAGGACACGAGAACCGACCGAGAGGACGTCGGCTCTCTGCTCCGACTCAATGGATGTGACATCCGGCAGAGTTTACTGCAGCTGCAGTTCTGGGCTCGGAGCGCAGGCGGCCGCCACGTAACCAGACCGCTGACGCACACTATTAAACATG CTGAACTAAAGCCAGAGGCTGATGAAGAGTCTGCGTGTGCAGTGACTGACACTCTTCCTCCCTGTGACACCGGCTGCACTGAGAGCATGCTGGGTCTGCTGAACGTTGAACCCGACGGAGACATTTGGGAGCGGCTCCAG AGTCCGGTGGAGGAGATGTGCTGGGAGCTGCTGGCCAACAGCAAGCGGCGAGGAGTGGACCTGCTCTATTCCAACTTTGAGAAACTCTTACCTCTCCCGCTCACACAGTTGACTACCTCCACCTTCAAAGCAGAGCAATCTGTTTCTGCATCGCAGGACCGTCCTTCTGCTAAAGCAACAGAGGTGCCTCCACATGCGGGGCCGCTGCACACGGCGGAGTCAGCGGAGTGCTCGGACGACGGCAGTCCAATCAAGATGTCCCATAGAATGAGGAAGAGCAAGAAGCGGCACAGTTTACCCGGCCAGGATGGATTGCACTCGGACTCGGACTCAGAAGACGGTTTTATTTCTCTCTGCAAGCCGCAGGAAGCTCCTCAGGCTAAAGAGGACGTCAAAAGGAGTTTAGTTTCGGAGGCGGTAAAGAGGAAGCCACTGACTCCTGAGGAGCGGGTAAAAAGTGTCCCGATCTCCCAGTGTCTAGAATCAATAGCTGACTTTTTCGACAACATGTCGTACATGGACTCTTTGATGGTTCATCCGGAAGGAGGCGACGATCCAAAAAGGATGCCACTGGTCAGTGCAGTGGTGAAAGACGGGATGACGGACGAGTCGAGGGCCGAGTCTGACCGGGGCAGCTGGGAAAGAGTAACGCACGTCTTGGAGATCCCGGCTGCTGTGGAGGCTCTAAGCTTCCACAAGTGTCGGGTTTCAGTCGCGGCGGCTTGGGACAAAGTccagccactagagggcgaggTGGGACAGGAGGCTGCAGCAGCACTCACCCTCCCTGTGGCCGCTCATCGAGAAGGTTACAGCTTCACTCAGGACGGTCCCAGTCAACCACA GCTGGTCCAGCGGAGGAGAGAAGCGATGGAGTGTTTGATGCTCAGAGGAGTGTTCGGTACTCCGGCCAACAGACAAGCAGCGGCTCTCGACTACTTGCCAGCCCTTCGCACCATCTGCAAATCAGAGCAGCTGAAGGAGCAGGGCAAAGTTAAACGAAG GTTCCTGCACTACCTGGATGCGATCCACCTGGGTCTCGACAAGAGCACTCGACAGCAGCTTGCTGAGGACTTCCCCTGA